CAAGTCCATAGCCGCCGTCGTCAACGCTCTTGGTGAGCAGTTCCCACGCGAACCTGATGGCGTCTTCCTTGAAGTAGTCCCCGAAGGAGAAGTTGCCGCACATCTGGAAGAAGGTTCCGTGCCGTGCCGTCTTGCCCACTTCTTCGATGTCGCCCGTGCGGATGCACTTCTGCACACTGGTGGCCCGGGAGTAGGGGGCTTCTTCGCGGGCGGTGAGGTAGGGAATGAACGGAACCATGCCGGCCACCGTGAAAAGCAGCGAGGGGTCGCTGGAGACCAGCGATGCGGAGGGAACCGCCGTGTGGCCCTTGCTGACAAAAAAGTCCACCCAGCGCTTTGTGATCTCCTGCGACTTCATGAGCTGTTTTCTTACCCTTCTTGGTCCGCGCACTGGACGGCGCGGGGTGTTCGTTCGCGTGGCAGGATCCCAGGTACGGTTCCTGCCGGTTTGTTTCGACGGCTGGCCAGGCCAGTGCCTGCCGGTCAGCGGCGGGCCACTTCCCCTGACTCAACGCCAAGGGCGGCCCGAAGATCGGTTTCCCGTTCAAGCATTCCGGCGCGGACGGCGTCAGCGAAGTCGTAGACTCCGTCGGCAAGCCGGCCCACTGCCCGGTTGAGGCCTTCCGGTCCCAGGTTGGACTGCGCTTCGGTCACCTTGCGGAAGGCGATGACTCCGATGGCCACGCCGATTCCCATCCAAACAAGTCGTTTCATTTTCGTTCTCCGGGATTCAGCGGCTGCGGCGGCCGGCAGCGGGCTTCTTGCGGTTGGCCAGCGCGCTGCGCACGCCGTAGCTGAACGCCGCCACCCTGA
The window above is part of the Pseudarthrobacter sp. NS4 genome. Proteins encoded here:
- a CDS encoding DUF6167 family protein, whose amino-acid sequence is MKRLVWMGIGVAIGVIAFRKVTEAQSNLGPEGLNRAVGRLADGVYDFADAVRAGMLERETDLRAALGVESGEVARR